The Kryptolebias marmoratus isolate JLee-2015 linkage group LG1, ASM164957v2, whole genome shotgun sequence sequence TAATTTCTCCTGTAATGTATTCTTTTCCATCTGCCCCTCCTCCATTCCTTGGACCATTCCGAGTGACACGCTGCATGGCAAGCCTGTCTAAATTGTGTGATGTAGACCGCTGTGGACAACCCCTCTGCAAAAGGCTGCGCGTGCCAGCTCACCCTTATGTACTTTTCATAAGATGCCAGCACTGCACTGCAGCTTGGTCCTTGTCCAGATAACACCACTGTGTGTAATTGGTCCTCACCGCTGGAGCCTGGCATCAGCTAGGACTCCTAAAAGCTCCGGTTAGAGTGCATAATGGCAGAGAATAGATCATTTATGACTATAATAAGAGAAAAACCTAGCTGCTAAGGACATGTTTTTCACCCTTGGATGCCCTGATAATGTGAAAGTCCTGTGAGACCTGATGGCCTTAGCGGTCTAAATCTGTACTCTCAGTGGAAGCCAAagtgtgtctttttaaaatgtttttttttttctctctctctctctctgctaaAGACTCTAAATGTTAGTGGCTTTCTCAAATTAGCACCAGAGCGCCGCCGCAACAATGTGAACAATTTGTACAAATCTGAAGCAGCTGGTGGCAGTTTTGTTCAACTTTCAGAGCACAAAAGGGGCActttcaaatatttactgtcATTAAAATGCCATCCGACTGGCTGAACCGCTTTTTAAAGGCCGTAATAGACGCGCCTCAGTCGCCGCAGTCACTTCACTGACCCGTTCCGATCTAAGGCAGacaaaaatctgtatttttacagCTACCTTTCAAGTAAAAGGTTGAGCGTTTGATACTCAGAGGATAGACTTTGAATGGAGTCTCACTTCAAAAGAGGCTTATTTGTCTCTAATGGTACTTGAAAGCTCACGCGGTCTCCGCGAACACGCAGAGGCATTTTAgatctgctgaaaaaaaaaaaaaaaaaagaatgtcatCTTGAAGACTGGCTCACGCCATAAACTGAAGGACGGGGATTATCGCACGCTTCATTATGATGGTTTATGTACTTACACGGACAGCCCTGAATAGATTGTTTTTGAGGCTCAGACGAGAAAACGGTTTAATTAACATGAATTAATTAACGGAGAGACTATTAGGATGTCAGATGGAGTGACGGTGACAGGCATCGGCTCGAGCCTTGGGTTACATTTTCGCCTCAGGATAGATTTTAAACGGCGTTCACAGAAGAGGCTGTTAAAAGTTGAGTTTTACATGTGTGGCGTGTGGATCAGTTAGTCATTATAATGCGACGTGTCACATTCGTGTTTTCTCTCCATCGGCGAGCCACCAACAAAGGTCAGCCAgctcaaaaaacacaaaacgtcTGAAATATCACACCGACCGCCCGCTGACCCCAATAAATGTCTAATAATTTTACCATCACTTACAAAACGCTGCGCGCGCCGAATGTCACGCTCTCCATAAAAGCCTAGAGGCGTAAACACGTCACTGCAACGGCGAGGCCGCAAAACCAGCCGACAGGTTTACTAGCTGTGCGCGCCGAGATCACATCCGAAGGTCGTTTCTCGCGCACACGTCTCGTCCAGACGTGTCGTATCACGCgacccctttaaaaaaaacaaatacaaaaaagaaccGACTCGCCAAGCAAATGAGAAGCCAATCTTAGtcgatttatatatataaaaaaaaagacttcggGCAATACTCCGCCTCGCCAGCTAAGCGGACACAAGCACCCAGTTTTAACACTTTGTCCTTGGATAATTATAGCTAGAAGCACAGGGTTAATTGAACTGAGGGAGGTTATCCAGTGGAGTTCAACCGGGACAGCTCGGCGAGAGAGCGAGCGAACAATACCTGTCAGAAAAGTTCTTTGGACTTCTCTCACGTGAACGTCCAACCTTGTGCTCTTGCTTAAGGTTTCCATTTGCAAAATTACTGCTTTTATCTAAGCTTTTCTACGGACCCTACCCTTCAACCGTACAGTAAATGTACACGACACAGGATGCTTTTGAACatgagtttctgtgttcatcATGATTCAAGGTTAAATCACTAAAATCAGGTCATAAATGATAGCCTGTTTAAGTACAGCAAGGCTGCTAAAATGTGGATTAACGTAGCTTAGTTAAAAAAGTACTCCAACTAGATTAAAAGCTGATTCattgaaaatttattttgttcttattaATGAACCTAGCTTGgctcaaatgttgaaaataaacaaGCTGTGTGTGAAGAAATAAGAGCTGGGGAGGTTCATTTTTAGggactttatttacaaagacaaaattaaGTGGTTCCCATTCTTCTGCACGGTTAGAACTCTGATGGATAAATATGTTCCAGCTGACAACCTGCAGGGAAAACAAGCATACGGGACACAAAGTGAGAAAATGACTTGCATACGTCTGACGCCTGAAAAGCAATTTCTTAGTAAACATCAGCTTAGATAAATGTGACAACAACTTTAACCTGCTCCCACCTGATATGCATCAATGTCTACAATAAACTGTCACATTAACATGCGAAAATGCGAGCTTATGCGCACAATTTGGCCCCACTTGACATCCGTAACTGTCACTCGCAGACATAcaggtaatttatttaaagacgcTAAAGAGGAAAAGGCTAAAGAGGTGCTGAGAAAGACTGATTGTCTGTGGTCACTGGACCAGCCCACGCTAAAGCAAATGCCACATCGTcctgacattttaataaaaagcagataAGCTCGATCAAAATGGTAAGCACAATTACCTTAAAGGGTGAGTAACAACCTCACTTCTTCAGGATCTGATGTCTGACGACAATGAAGGGGAATGCAAAGCCACTGCCGAAGAACAGCACCATCATGCCCAGCAGACGCCACTTGTTCTCCACAGAAAATGGCAGGTTCTGCAAAAAGACAACGCGGTTAAACAAAGACACTAACACGGTGTCTGATAAAAACCATCGATTTGACTGCCACATTCAAGTTTGACAACCACAGCTCAAAGAGTGCTAAATTATCTGTAATTCAATGtattatttgaaaaaagaaaaagaaaattttttatctgtgtgtttattttaggtGACATTAAGACACCATACCAAAAAGTTGTGTACAATGAGCCTGAACAAACATTCTGATGGATATAATGTTTGCATTTAATTACATACTAACATGTAAAACATTCCTACAAATTGGGGGTTAAATAAAGCAGCATCTAACCTGTATTTGGCCACTATGAGCTCTGAATTTGTCTTCCTAAGTATCAGTAAACAGCCCCCAGCACTCCTAAAATACCAtggaaaatctgaaaaatgctAAATTAGGCGAAAGAAGCAGGTGGGAAGCAATGATTGTGTTGGTATgggcaaaaaatatatattttcgaCGCTTTAATTAGGTGAAGCCCTGTATCATCTTTGAAACTCCATGCTTCTTCAcgtaaagcttttgttttgttcctcgTTTTTAACCATGATGAGCCAATTTCCATCGTTGCAGCTGTCAAACATTAAGCAGATacagttttaaccttttaaaatattcaatgTTTAAGAAGATGGTGCTCAAATATAAAActtaagagaaaataaagttttatttgacagcAGTAGTTCAGATGAACTATTCTAAAAACTTTCCAGCTTCAGACCTCAAaacaacagagacagaaatggGAGCCCTAACtatgggaaataaataaaaggtatgATAACACAAACAGCCTCAATTTATCAGTGgctactgtttttatctatttgaATAATTATAACCAAAACAACCCTTTTACtaaaaaatgttacacattACTGTTCTAATAAGTTAAGCTGTTAATAGTCTCACAGTTATGTTTGTGTTGTCCAACTActctgatatttattttattttccttcaattGATACAAAACCTCTTCACACCAGGCAATGTTTAGGTTTGACCTTAAGTAGCAGCAGTTAGGCGGAAGTACACAAATGAATTCAGAAATTAATAAAGCTTTCGGGAGTTGTGAACGAGATATGGTCTTTTAACAACCCATACCCCGTATTAAAAGTATTGGAATATGGTGGGTATCTGTCAAAGCTAAGGTGGGATTTCTGATGTTGTTctaacttgttttattattagcaGCTTTGACAGCGTTAGCTCCCTAAAGCTAAGGCTGTTCCGAGTCCATAATGTCACAAGCCCGTCCTTCGTTATTTGTCTCGTATGACCCTACAACGACAGAAATTAAGGTAGTTGTCTGGACAAGTAATTATACATTAAATTTTTTTGCGTTATCGTCACGGTTTTGTGCAACAGCAAACGTGACCTCCAAGTCAGTGACGCTAGCTAACGGCAGGCTATGGAGACCGACAAGGCCGCGTCGTAAACCTTACTCATTTAAAAAGCTCGACGTTTCTTTAAAACCATAATCTCACCTTTCCTGGTCCTTCAGCGTAATGTGAAGAACGGACAGCAGATGTTGCGAATCGTCTTACGGCCTGTCCCAGCATGATTACCGCCTGGTTTCGTACGAACTTTCTGCACTCCACAGCTAAGCGCGACCTTCTAGCTTCTGTGAGAAACAAAGGATTCTGGGAAACCGGGTGACGGTGTCTTCTGGGAAATGTAGTTTATGGACATCCACGACTATTGCAAGGCGACGgctgttaaataaacatttttcttttgagaaaGGGgccatattattattattattattattattattattattattattattattattattattattattattattattattattattattattattataataataataataataataataataataataagtttctATAagtgttattgtatttttgaatcGTTTTTGACTAATTGGATTTGCTTTTGTTAGACCTATACTCATCTAGTAGACTAGTATTCCTCTATTAGTGCTAGGAATTCAACAATATTTTCTTCTGATGACAGAAAATGTTGCCCCAAGGCtactttaaatcaaaacatttcatgtcaaAGCTGAGCAAATCTTCAACCATGataaatttgtttcaaaaagcGGTAAATATATAaagcacaaacattttatgaagtTGTGTTACTTATTATTTATGAGTTTTGGTCTCTGTAACATCATGACTTTTCCAACACTGATTTGGTTTGAACTCACACAACAACCATCATATAAAGAAAAGAGCATCACATTATGTTTTAAGTCCCTGTTTGCCGTATGAGGTGCAGCATTCTTTATTCATAGACTTAAACTGCAACGAGCTAAAAGCAACTGATTTCTTCAGGGAAAGTATATATTAATTAATTACCGTGAAAAGGGAAACACATAACTGATAACAACCACTGTTTGACTCCGATGGCCTTTATGGAGGGTGTTTCAGTAtgaattatttatctttttgttgaaCTTAAAGCGATCCGGCTATGTGCGATGTGTGATCAGCAAATATTTACTTATTCTATTTAAAAGCCAGTAATCTGGCCTTAAATCTTGGCTTTTGActtgcatgcatgtgtgttcaAGTGGGTTTCGCTGCAGTGATAAAGTATTGTTCAATTAGCCATTTCTATTTTAAGTCTTGCTACAAACTCACCTTCATGAGCCTTATACCTCACCTTATAGAGCCTGGAACAGACATAATGACGGATGTTTAAACCCTCTTTAATTACCACTGCTGCTAACTTTCTACTGATTAATGCTAATGTGGGCAGATTGggtttttaaaagatgattaGCTCATAAATTTCAGATGTAGGCTGTTTTATTCTACACATATGAACACTAGTTTAACAAATTATGGTTAAAATATGGcaatttccccccaaaaaaggagGTTTACCATACATTAAGTAATTGCCAAAAACATTTAGCAGCCTTCTGTATCTGTGTGTAGAAGTTTGACTTGACAGTTTGTATCagttcttttaattaaatttgttttgtgtgtaccTTAACAGTGTCCCTTGATCAAtattatttagactttttttctgtgccaAATGTGCGAGTGTTGTTGTACAAgtgttgtcatgttttattaaagagtACACAGAAATGATGCACCTCAtgtttcttgttcctgtttgttaaaataGGTAAAGCCTAAAAAGCATAATTAGCTAGgctttttctttagttttagaGGCATTTGCCCCAGTCCCCACAGGTTTGTATCACAGATACAAAGCACCACGTTTCATATCTGGATTGGTAAGGAAAATGAGGCATGCGATAGCAGGTGGTCAACCCCGTCGAATCATCAATGGTCTGATGATCTAAATATCCTTGATCTGTCTCTGGCTGTCCACTGACACCTGGCTGATAAATGCTGGCGTCTTTCCAATCACTGCTGTGGCTGGTTCTGGTCCGATGTGCATCGCACAGCTGATGTTCtcagtttcttgtgtttttttttttttttccttttataggTTAGCATTAGAAATTTCACAACGACCATGGTAAGGACTTGatagtagatttttttttgtttcaaatgtaaaaCCTGAAATCTGTAATAGTAATTTTGGAAGATCTAGCATATTAATCTGTCAAATACAAGACATTTTGTTAaagttcagaaagaaaaaagttatacaaagacaaataaaataagagattACATCTAATGATGAACAAAGACTATAAGAAAGTTCTCCTTACtcatttttttcatgtattACTTAttaaccattttgttttgtgagaTCTGTGTAGTTGAATGCAGATGAAATTTTgttgcaataaaagaaaagctgtcaTGAATGAGGGGAAACACGATCACaaagaaagttaaaataaagtttcgggaaaaaaaaaatctctttgaGTTCTCTCAGCTAATTGAAGTCCACTTTGGGAATACTTTTAGAAAGCTGTTTTGAATGAGTGCAGAGGGAATTAAAAATCTCTAATGCTTTAATCATTTCAACAAGCTATATTTTTGATGAATTAAAGATTCTGTGCTTTATATTTAAGCGATTATTCCATGTTTTAGTactaaaacaaaagtgaaaaacattctGCAGAATGTGACCTTAATGTGATGTCTTATTACAaagtgtgatgtgtgtgtgtgagtttgatGGACTTGTTTAGTGTTAGTATCACACTCAGTTGGGCATATCTCTGTTCAAAGTAAATGTCATCTCAGGCCTGTCAGCTGGCGCTGTAATTCTGACTGGTGGTGGTGAAGCTTTGACTTTGTCTGCTATGATCCTGGCAGCTGCAGCGAGCTGGTTACTCATCGTCACATTCATCAGCGCGGGGTCATCACCTGGCCTGCTGCCACCTGTCTGCGCTCTCATTGTCACCTCAATCTGTTAAAAAGCATTGAGGGACCGGGAATCATTCTCGGACCTGATGGCCATGACAAACAGTGTCATCAGACCCCTCTATAAATATTGATGTTATCACATGCTCGCGGTATAAAGCTGGAGGCGCGGTGCTGGAATGCATCCTGCTTCACGTTGTCAGATTCATCCATCCTTGCTGTGCAACAACTGCTGTTTTTGTAGAGCGTCTTaattttttcttgcttttgacCTTCACTTGGCTCTCGAggaaagctgttttatttaatccacAGATACTTAGATGATTGTTGATTACATTACATTAAGTCCTAACGGCCAGGTGAGTCACAATTACAGTTAACCTCACAattcctttttccttctttgtatCAAGAGGAATAAGACCTTTGTTACTAGAAAAAGCATGTTCCAAAAATCCATATTGTGCATTTTAGACAAGAGGAATGGACATGAGGATGTGTGGTGGGAGAGGCTACGACTGAACTGTCAGCCCTCTGATTGACAGTcatctgctcctcctgctgagcCTCAGCTGCCCCACACAGTTTTATTGGGCATTTTATGGGCCTGCAAGTATTGTGGTACCTCACACTCTCAGTTATGTCTTCCAATACATGAATCGCGCAATCCTTATATGCATACTCCAACTGGGCCCACTCCacacaaatcagaaaacaaagccCAACTTGGCTGCCAGAGTTCACTCAGAAAAAGAGTAAATGTTAGAGTTCTTGTTCATTAGACATTAGATATTATCTGGCACAAGTTTTTGGCCACAACtggcagcaaacagaacagACATTCAAGATTCATTGTTGCATGGATACAATTTGGTGAGTGCTACTTCTTCAACTACATATGCGGTGTTGGGAACTCTGATGCTGGAAGGCCAGAGTGGTGATCTAAATTGCAAAAGGAAACCAACACATTCTAAAATGATCAGTTTCTCCTACACCCCCtcaccccaaaaaacaaaaacaaataaaaacaacaacacaggaaCTATAATAATATTCAGAGATACAAAAGAGCGCCAAAATCACTAAAATTGACTGTTTTTGTACAGATATTGGGCAGTCTAGCTGGACTTTGATCTCTGATTTGTGTAGAGAGGGCCTGGTTGGCAAATGGTCAGAAGGACTCCACGATTTGTGTGTTAGCATGACGCCAAAACCATGTCACCGATGCAGCCACACGCGTGCCTATGCACAATATCATATTAGACTACACGCACAATGACAATTTGTGGATATAgcctagaccaggggtgggcaattctggtcctcgagggccactatcctgcatgttttacttgtttctctgctccaacacacctgatttaaatcaatggttgattaacaggtttctgcagaacatgaagaggtaatttaaccactgaatcaggtgtgttggagccgggaaacaattaaaacatgcaggatagtggcccttgggAACCAGGATTGGCCACTCCTGGCCTAAACGATGACAAGCTGAAATCACTTTAGCAGCTTACATATAATATGTGACTGAATGTTTCCTACTTTACtttatccttttctttttcttgatgaCCAAATCCTGTTTGCAGGTCTGCTACGGTACACGATGAACAGTTGGCTAAACTGCCAGGGTACACATCATCTCTCACCTTGTCCGTATTTGCAATAACTCTCCCCAAAAAGGAGGAGAGGTAATGAATAGTGTTGATCAGGGAGGTTAGTGTATTTTGGCAGCAGCGCTCTTGAGCTTGAGGCATCTTGCATCACCACTTATAACAAGagtagtttgttttgtgaaacgaggaattaaaacagcaaaattcTTGTTTGGCTTGAAATATGCATTTTTGGTTTCACATGTGGAGACAGGAGCGCATGTCGCCAGTTATTCTCATGTGTAACCTGTTCATctgtttttcacaaattttaaaGGAGACACTGGAACACTGCGCAACCTCCTCTCATTTCTGTCTGTCAAGAGGTGCCTCTTCATGCCCATTTTAGGGTCAGGAAAGGGCATCGAGAGTGTAAATGGAACCTCTGCATGTTTGTGGCAAATGGACACTCATGCATTCATGCTGCAAAGTGGAGACACTTGCAGCCTTCAGCAAGGTCATGCTGCTAGTCCACAGCATGGACACAGTGCCTTGATTTGACATTAATCTTTAAAGTGGATTAAGGGGAAATTGCGTGGACCTGGAGCTGACCTAGCCCTCTCGGGATGACTAACCTACGGCCCTGTCCGTTCAGGGGAAGGCCTCTCAGAGAACAAGCATCCTTACTGAGAGTTTTGTGCACGCAACATTGCTGTTCTTCCAGGGCATTGCTGATATTTTAATACTCTCCAGTGTCACAAATGAGCTTTCaatccccacccccaccccccattcCCTTTGCAATTGctgtttttcagaaataaaatggaCACTGATGATTGGATTCTACATTAAACCTGCCGGGCTGGAAAGAGAATTAGATGGAAAATTTCTCTGGGGGCCTGAGGTAAACATGACAAATTTCCATCATtccgtttttattttctttttagtctgTGCCCCGGCAAGTTCCAGTCCAGCCAAAGCCTGCCGTTTATGAAATTCactttttgaagttttgttttaatattatacATGATAGAAAGCTtggctgttttgctttttcattaGGCCTATATTCCCGAAAGTTTTGTGCACCAGGTTTATGTTTGCCCTCAAAGCAACATGTGTGGTCTGAAGAAGAAGTGATGGTGTTAATTTAATAAGTCTTTGTCAGAGAGATAAAAATTGGTTAGACTTAGTTGTATTGTGAAGCCtttgtgaatattaaaatctttttttttctggctccAATTCATTTGCAtcttaaaaaagtcaaacttcttttttattttcatatatacATAGAAAATAGGAGTCAAGgatacatttttgttgtctagTCAGGTTTCAAAAATCACTCACCTCAAGGTTTCAAAGCAGGAGATCAGAAATGAATAAGTTATTTAGTTTGGCTTTATCCAGTGTAGATCTTATATATAGTTTCACATTCAAAACAGCTGCCTTTGCCAACATATTTACGGTTGTTGTTTGCTTTGAGTTATAATTCTGTTAGAAATTGTTTAATTCAATCTGAAAGAAATTGTGTTTGAAATTGAAAAAGTCTAACTGGATTAAGAAAACTGTGACTCTGGGCTCTTAGAaaacaagtacaaaaaaaaatatcacacaaaGTGCATAAGACATGGTCTTCTTTTATAGGGTCACCTGTTCTCATACTTTAGCTCCATTCCCTCTGTTGGTccatctgcttttcttctcaAGCCATTTGCCTCTACAGGATCATCACTCACTGCTCTTAACCTCTTTCCATTTCATCCTCGAGGCATTGCAAGAACTTCAAAAGgtgtgttggaaaaaaaaaaagaactgtttaacttttattcCCTTTGACGGGACGTTTGTGCCGTCGGCTTTGATTTACACAtgtatatttgtttctttgaacTGTTGAGGAGCTGTAGCGAGACGTGAACTTATGAGGTTTTGTGCTATAACCAGCGACAACAGCCGCACTACAAAGCAAAGTCTGACTCCGAGGCACACCACTGAAACAGGACGCGTCGGAGTTGATTTGTGCGCGCATGTCTGTTTGGCACCAAGGCCATTTGAAtgaggtttaaacaaaaatgttcaccGGGTAAAAATATACTGTAATTATACTATAATGTGTGCTCTTTTCAACACATGCAGACagaatctaaaatgtttttttctttggagcAAGCATCGATCTGCTCTGGTGCATAATTTAATGCTGCATAAATATTTCCTAGACATTTacaatacaaaaaatgtttttttttaataaaaatgaaattatcaGTAAAACATCCATTGTAACATTTTGAAGAATATGCTTACTCTTTGCTTTGTATCAACCtgtctgtctcttagcaaaatatctcatgaaccaccgggtggattttaatgaaactctcagaaaataataattgaatgcacatctacaactgaacaaCTGttaaagtcaatccaattcaagatggccaccacagctaattagccttagccaacacataaatggctataactcagtcagttttataaatattgagctgaaatttggtgtggtagtagctaaaagagATTCGTCTCAAATACTACATATTGGGGCACatctttgcataaaactttCACATTAATGGTTTAAGTCAACAATTTTTGACTGTTGGCAAAACATTCCATAacccactggacatattttagtAGAACCCTCATTTACATTTGAAACttattaacatttagagtcaatccaattcaagatgatcaCCCCAGGAAATTGACTATAGggaacacagaaatggctgcaactcagtcaattttacagatatcaagctaaaatttggtgtggtagtagccgagaagcatcctcaacacgtactctgagcgatatcacatcttgcaagatctcactgTATCGCAAGAGATTGTGCAGAAAGTAATTTACAAGTTTTGGCCAAAACAGTTATAATTGGTAATATTAATTCAAATTAGTtgaaatctctggcatgaaaagctgCACGCCTTCCCTGAATGTTAGgccatttatatatatatatatatatatatatatatgtgtgtgttttattccaCTGTATGCTGTTTACATGTGTACAAAAGTGTCGTCTGCTAGTACAGTATTCATGTGTGTAAAAGATCTACTGTCCTTGGTAATCCCAGCAGTCTATTGCTTTGCCACCCTGTCAAACATGAGACAGAGTGCCACAAAGCCACCTGTCAGAGGCCTGTTAAGCACCGCTTCAGGCTGACCAAGGACTGACCGGGAGCATCTGTGCCACTGTTTGCATCTAATAAGCTAATGAGAGCTGTCAAGCTGTCGAATGCACTCTGGTTGCCCTCTGGCACTAACAATGGCACGTTCAATTTGGCTGTCTTGAGTGACATTAACAAACACGGCTGCAAAGAGAGTGGACTTGTCTCAGCCCCGCTGAGCGCTGACACGGCTcgcaaacaaatcaaacaaatcaaacagacagacaaataaagcaCTTAGTACACAAActgaatgctattttttttttttttttttttttttacagtttgaactacATTTTTAATCATGACGTTAGGTGCTTCACTGGCTCGTCTTCGCGTCTTGCTcgccatttttatatttatttatttatttattcgccttttttttttgttgtgctgcCAAAAGAGGCCAGTGTTGCTCAGTCACAGTGATGAAAACTTGTCTTTACTGCAAGAGCATTAAACAAGCTCAGGAAGATCAGACAACACGTTTATCTTGCAGCAAAGCCGCCGAGACAAAATAACTCATCCCCTACAGTTTCACCAATTTCACATGAGCATTCTTGATTGATGCCACGCACCAGGCTGTGCAACCCTCTGCCACCTCATGAAAAGAGCATCGCCAGACAAGTGTGTGCgtgtatgagagagagagagagagagagagagagaggtctTTGGGCACTTCACTTTAAACCCGCCAAGCATCCATCAAGCTCACTCTGGCTCCTCTCAGCTCACTTAACATGTTTCTCCCCAAAGTATTCTCAGGCTCTGACCTTGTTCCACAACAACAGAGTCTTCCtggcaggaaataaaaatacatacacacacacacataaaaaagggaataaattGGAAACACAGGATTCCGCAGCCGATGTGCTGACTTCTCCTTCCACAGGCTCAGTCAGTACACAAGCAATAAGACAATCGTGAAAAGCTGACTCCACCTGCTCGCACTAAAGCTCTGGTGCTATTTGTGACGTAGAGTCTCTGAAGGAAAAGTAGAGAAAACTGCTGCGGTGGTGTGTGCTACTCTGTTGTGCTTTGGTCAAAGGATGTCACAGATATTTCATTAAGACTCCAGTTGTTTGAACTTATAGCCTTTGCAAAAGTTCCCTTACGATACTAAATTAAATCACAAGTGTTCTAACATTTTAGAGTTCTTGACTCAATAGAGTTTGGATTATTTG is a genomic window containing:
- the LOC108242826 gene encoding cytochrome c oxidase subunit 7C, mitochondrial, whose protein sequence is MLGQAVRRFATSAVRSSHYAEGPGKNLPFSVENKWRLLGMMVLFFGSGFAFPFIVVRHQILKK